One genomic segment of Danio aesculapii chromosome 15, fDanAes4.1, whole genome shotgun sequence includes these proteins:
- the srsf1a gene encoding serine/arginine-rich splicing factor 1A has protein sequence MSGGVIRGPAGSNDCRIYVGNLPPDIRTKDVEDVFYKYGAIRDIDLKNRRGGPPFAFVEFEDPRDAEDAVYARDGYDYDGYRLRVEFPRSGRGMGRGGFGGGGGGGGGGGGGGGGGGAPRGRYGPPSRRSEYRVIVSGLPPSGSWQDLKDHMREAGDVCYADVFRDGTGVVEFVRKEDMTYAVRKLDNTKFRSHEGETAYIRVKVDGPRSPSYGRSRSRSRSRSRSRSRSNNRSRSYSPRRSRGSPQYSPRHSRSRSRS, from the exons ATGTCCGGTGGTGTGATCCGCGGCCCTGCTGGAAGCAACGATTGCCGCATATATGTGGGAAACCTGCCGCCCGATATTCGCACCAAAGATGTCGAAGATGTGTTTTATAAGTACGGAGCCATCCGAGACATCGATCTGAAGAATAGACGAGGCGGACCTCCATTCGCCTTTGTCGAGTTTGAAGACCCCAG AGATGCGGAGGATGCTGTTTATGCTCGTGATGGCTATGACTATGATGGCTATCGACTCCGAGTGGAGTTTCCTAGGAGTGGAAGAGGAATGGGCAGAGGAGGTTTTGGTGGGGGTGGTGGTGGAGGCGGCGGTGGCGGcggaggaggaggtggtggtggggcTCCTAGAGGTAGATATGGACCCCCATCCAGACGTTCGGAGTACAGAGTAATTGTTTCTG GGCTTCCACCGAGCGGCAGCTGGCAGGATCTGAAGGATCACATGCGTGAAGCAGGTGATGTATGTTACGCTGACGTTTTCCGAGATGGAACTGGTGTGGTGGAGTTTGTTCGCAAAGAGGACATGACCTACGCCGTTCGCAAACTGGATAACACAAAATTCCGGTCGCATGAG GGAGAAACTGCGTACATCCGTGTAAAGGTGGACGGACCCCGCAGTCCAAGCTATGGAAGATCAAGGTCAAGGAGCCGCAGTCGCAGCAGGAGTCGCAGCCGCAGCAACAACCGTAGCCGAAGCTACTCTCCACGCCGCAGCCGAGGATCCCCGCAGTACTCGCCACGTCATAGCCGTTCCCGCTCTCGCTCCTAA
- the dynll2a gene encoding dynein, light chain, LC8-type 2a codes for MTDRKAVIKNADMSEDMQQDAVDCATQAMEKYNIEKDIAAYIKKEFDKKYNPTWHCIVGRNFGSYVTHETKHFIYFYLGQVAILLFKSG; via the exons ATGACTGACAGGAAGGCTGTGATCAAGAACGCTGACATGTCTGAAGACATGCAGCAGGACGCGGTGGACTGTGCCACGCAGGCCATGGAGAAGTACAACATCGAGAAGGACATTGCCGCATACATCAAAAAG GAGTTCGATAAGAAATACAATCCGACGTGGCACTGCATTGTGGGAAGGAACTTCGGAAGCTACGTGACCCACGAGACGAAACACTTCATCTACTTCTACTTGGGCCAGGTGGCCATTCTGCTCTTCAAGTCCGGCTGA